GCCGTGCCGGAGTCCATGATGAGGCCCCTGACAATAGGGTCCTCGGCGTACGCGAAGCTGTAGTAGTCGACGGCGATGGAACCGGCGGAGTGGCCCCAAATAGTCATGCGCTCAGGGTCACCACCAAACTGTGCGATGTTGTCGCGGATCCACTCGACAGCGAAGCGCTGGTCCATCAGTCCGAGGTTCTGCTCCTTCAGTGCGGCAGAGTTGGGGAAACCGAAGAGCTTCATGCGGTAGTTGAAGGTAACGAAGATGTGCGACTGCGAGCGCTGGATCCAGTTCTGAGGCATTTGGTAGGGAACATCGGTGCCGCCCGTCTCGAAGCCGCCGCCGTAGAACCAAATGATGACCGGGAGTCCCTCTCCGGAAGCCTGCTGCTCGCCGGTAGCGGGAACGGCGCCGGCAGGGGCCCACACGCTAGCAGTGAGGCAGTCCTCGTCCATACCGGCATCGCCGATCATGAACTCAGGCACATCCACACGCTGGATGGCAGGGTGGATGGAGATGTACTGCCAGCACGAGGGCGGTAACGCCGTGGCGTTGAGGACGGTTCCATTGGCGAAAGGAGTACTTGACTGGGGAGCAACATAGGGCTGGGGGGGTTCCCAGCGCAAATCGTCGAGAGGCGGCGCGGCGTAGGGGATGCCAAGGAACTCGGCGACGTTGGAGGCATCGGGGGCGATCCGGCCCTGGACCGTGAGACCGTTTTCAAGTTGCACGCTGGGACCTGCGCTCGCGGAGGCGAGGAGGCCGGCAAAGGTGGCCACGAACTTTGCGTTGCACATCATGACGGAGGCGACTCTCTGTGACTGTAGCGACAGACTGGAGTTGACGAAAGTGGCTTGGCAACTGTTCCTTCAACAGCATCAGGAGagactttagaattatatcACGGAAGTCCTCCGGAAGTCGGGGGGCTTCTTCGCAATTTTTCGACATCCTAGCAATCCCGACTCCTGAATGACATCCTCCAATGGACCGATGGTCCACTAACATCGCGACTCTGCACTGCCCGAACAGGAAACAAGACGTTGCACGGTTCGCCTTTCATCGGAAATTGGTGGGCAGAACCCCACACTATTCAACGTTGACATCGGCAGTTCTCCAGTTGAGAGATGAGCGTCATTGGTGAGTTGGAGGGGTTAAACGTCTCTGCTATGGGTTTGCGAGTCAACTCCCTGCCGCGCCCTCCACCTGGACCTGTCGATCAGCAATCGGATGCTGCTAAACAACTCTTTTTCCCCTGAGTGCCCGCTTGATGATCGGAGGGAACGGGAATTGGGGATAGTATAGAACCCACTGCAAACGTGGTCCCCAACTCGTCAGCAACTTGTCAGCGGAACTCGGATAGTTGATAACTTCGATAGATCCGCTGCGATTTCGGGAGCTACGCCCGTATCTCCAAGAGATCAACTAGAGATAGATTCAGTACTTCACTAAAAGCCACAAGGCACAACAAGTACTTGCTCAGAAATGGAGTGGTTGTGAAGCAACTTTGCGGGAGTAATGAGAGTGCGCATCGGCCAGGGCAGAGCCGAACAGGAGTGCAGACCATGGCTCTGCTTTGAAATGAGGTGTCGAGCACTAATCGCATTGACCCACACTTACAAGAAGTAAGAAGACACACATTGAAAAATCCAAGATTACAGAACAAGTTCGATGATAAAGTAGGTCACCGTCCTTAGCAAGTAGATTCAACTAAATATTTCGATGACCGCCTATGAGACCCATGAAAGCTATGCGATTCCGTCTCAAGCCATTCCGCCCATTGCGCAAGATGGTAGAACGGCCATAGATTTGCCCACTTGGTGTCATACAGTGACACACAGAGCCTTCAAGCTTGTCCCATTCGACATAGATTCGGCTGGTGTCGTTCCAATCTCATCGCTTAGCACGGGTAGCCAGAGCTGCACTGGGTGGCGGTGCAGCAGGTTTGCTTTCCGTTCTTGCAAGCAGTGCACCAATACGCGCGAGCCTCCAACTGTTCACCTCTGAAGGTCAACGCAGGAGCTTCGGCTTCGGCGATTGGGGTGGCCGAGACACAAGCAGCTGCCAGAGCAGTGATGATGAATGCGGTGAACTTCATTGTGGCTGGAATTGGTTGAGAAGTCGAGTGTGCAAAGGTTTGTGCTGGTCTCGTTAGTCTTACACACCAGAAGCTTAGTTTGAGACGCTTCGATACTCACAGACCGAAGTTGGACAAGGTGATTAGAAAATCGATTGACTGGCTTTTTAGATACGAGAGATGAAAGCAGTTGAAGCGCGGGAAAAGTGAacatttatagttttttttcgCTGTTTTAATTGCGCTTTATGCTTCTAGGCCTTCTGGATTATATTCCACCTGCCATGGACATCTAGACTTCCTTCCTTCGACGTTAATGAAAGCCAGGCGCGCCAACCACGCTGTCCTGTTCAATCCGAATTCAAGTTCTGTCAAAAAATTCCGCGAATGGCATTCGATTTTTTGGCTTCTCGAGGATCAACAAGTTGCTCGCGGCTACGCGTTTGAATCCTTCTTGGACCTTGGACAGTCTGAAGATCACCGACTGACAAGCGATGATAGACTTCGCGCCACAGCAGATGAAGGATTCTAATACCACCTACTTAGTCGCCCTTGTCAAATTCCCCGCATACGTCTCAGTCTGGCAACTACTTGTATAAGTTAGGAGACAGGATCGGACATCTTGATTTGTGCGCTTCCTTAAACAGAAGCCTAGAACACGAGTCTTCGTATGCAGCTACCAATAAGCGATGATCCTTCGACATAGATATGTCCAAGTCAAGTTAGAGTGAGGAGCTTGACGACCCGCTCCAGTGcctactaagtaagtagaagTCGGATCATTCGGCATGCCGCACTACTCGGGCGCGGATAGTTCAGAGGCATTCCCCATGGGGAACTCGAGGTAAGCGATGTTGCAATTGTTGGCAATGACTCGGTCTTGATCTTTCAAAGCCCCTTCATGACTGCGGTTTGCTTAGAGCCCGAACATCCCAGGCTCAGGTAATCATTGACAGGAAACTTACCTAGGATTCGTGGTTTGGCTCTCATTGTGGTGCTTTACCTCCACATCACCCATACCAACAAAGAGTACTACC
The window above is part of the Colletotrichum lupini chromosome 9, complete sequence genome. Proteins encoded here:
- a CDS encoding carboxylesterase, producing MMCNAKFVATFAGLLASASAGPSVQLENGLTVQGRIAPDASNVAEFLGIPYAAPPLDDLRWEPPQPYVAPQSSTPFANGTVLNATALPPSCWQYISIHPAIQRVDVPEFMIGDAGMDEDCLTASVWAPAGAVPATGEQQASGEGLPVIIWFYGGGFETGGTDVPYQMPQNWIQRSQSHIFVTFNYRMKLFGFPNSAALKEQNLGLMDQRFAVEWIRDNIAQFGGDPERMTIWGHSAGSIAVDYYSFAYAEDPIVRGLIMDSGTAHLDQLMNHDESHSNFTFVAHQLGCGNSTTAEAELACMRKIPAEKLENFVATYKDSEVTPTIGFSPQVDNKIVFANYTEKAALGELSDLPAIIGFNAAEGLFLAPYDAENGPDPAVADALSYQFFWCPATKTTNERLAAGRTTYRYYYSAVFNNTSPRPWMGAYHGSELPMIFGTHADFRGNSTVFEYELSHIMMDAYAAFVKDSNAGLDAIGWPVYTAEDRLVRSYGQNNNVTVGKRTLSEIETECANQGLL